The Flavobacterium marginilacus genome window below encodes:
- a CDS encoding alpha-isopropylmalate synthase regulatory domain-containing protein, with protein sequence MEKRKIEIMDTTLRDGEQTSGVSFSAAEKLTIAQLLLEELHIDRIEIASARVSEGEFQGVSGIMSWAAEKGYTNRIEVLAFVDGGISIEWMKKAGAKVQNLLTKGSLNHLTHQLKKTPEQHFSEIAQSIALANENGIATNVYLEDWSNGMRNSPEYVFQYLDFLTTQPIKRILLPDTLGVLIPSDTFEFISKITSKYPNIHFDFHAHNDYDLSVANVMEAIKAGISGLHVTVNGMGERAGNAPLESTVAVINDFIPEVKINIKESSLYSVSKLVETFTGYRIPANKPIVGDNVFTQTAGIHADGDNKNNLYFNDLLPERFGRKRKYALGKTSGKANIEKNLQELGLKLNPEDLKLVTQRIIELGDKKETVTKEDLPYIISDVLDSQTYKEKVVVESYLLSHAKGLRPSTTLCLKIDGEVFEESAQGDGQFDAFMNALSKIYKGRKMTLPKLIDYVVRIPPGSSSDALCETIITWTDNEKKFKTRGLDSDQTVAAIIATQKMLNVIH encoded by the coding sequence ATGGAAAAAAGAAAAATTGAAATAATGGATACGACGCTTCGAGATGGTGAACAAACCTCGGGAGTATCCTTTTCGGCAGCAGAAAAATTAACCATTGCGCAATTATTGCTTGAAGAATTACATATTGACCGTATTGAAATTGCATCGGCTCGTGTGAGCGAAGGTGAATTTCAAGGGGTAAGCGGCATCATGTCATGGGCCGCAGAAAAAGGCTATACGAATCGTATCGAAGTATTGGCTTTTGTAGATGGCGGCATTTCTATCGAATGGATGAAAAAAGCGGGAGCGAAAGTACAGAATCTTTTGACGAAAGGTTCTTTGAACCATTTGACTCATCAGTTAAAAAAAACACCTGAACAGCATTTTTCCGAAATTGCACAGTCTATTGCATTGGCAAATGAAAACGGAATTGCTACTAATGTATATCTTGAAGACTGGAGTAATGGCATGCGTAATTCTCCAGAATATGTTTTTCAATATTTAGATTTTTTAACGACTCAGCCTATCAAAAGAATATTGCTGCCTGATACTTTGGGAGTTTTGATTCCATCAGACACTTTCGAATTTATTTCAAAAATTACCTCAAAATACCCTAACATACATTTTGATTTTCACGCACACAACGATTATGATCTGAGTGTTGCTAATGTGATGGAAGCCATAAAAGCAGGTATCAGCGGACTGCATGTTACTGTAAACGGAATGGGAGAACGTGCTGGAAATGCACCGCTGGAAAGTACGGTTGCGGTGATTAATGATTTTATTCCAGAGGTGAAAATCAATATTAAAGAATCGTCCTTATACTCGGTAAGCAAACTGGTTGAGACTTTTACAGGTTATAGAATCCCTGCCAACAAACCTATCGTTGGCGACAATGTTTTTACACAAACTGCAGGAATTCATGCAGATGGAGACAATAAAAACAATTTATATTTTAATGATCTGCTTCCAGAACGTTTTGGGAGAAAACGAAAATATGCTTTAGGAAAAACATCAGGCAAAGCCAATATCGAAAAAAATCTGCAGGAATTAGGATTAAAACTAAACCCTGAAGATTTGAAATTAGTTACTCAGAGAATAATTGAACTGGGCGACAAAAAAGAAACAGTTACCAAAGAAGATCTGCCATACATCATTTCAGATGTTTTGGACAGCCAGACGTATAAGGAAAAAGTTGTAGTGGAATCGTATTTATTATCTCATGCCAAAGGACTGCGCCCTTCGACAACACTCTGCCTAAAAATTGACGGTGAAGTTTTTGAAGAAAGTGCACAGGGTGATGGTCAGTTTGATGCTTTTATGAATGCACTTTCAAAAATATATAAAGGCAGAAAAATGACTCTGCCAAAACTGATCGATTATGTAGTTCGCATACCTCCTGGAAGCAGCTCGGATGCTTTGTGCGAAACGATTATCACTTGGACAGACAACGAAAAGAAATTTAAAACAAGAGGATTAGATTCAGACCAGACTGTGGCTGCAATCATTGCAACACAAAAAATGCTGAATGTGATTCATTAA
- a CDS encoding helix-turn-helix domain-containing protein, with protein MERKVKYGYEFKLRCVNEVLKKHQAITVVAKENGIGKTGLKDWISRYLEFGNKGLLPIQKNKNYSAEFKLKVLKTIKNKSLSLSKACLLFNIPSSAMIRRWQIRYTEEGLTGLKPKAKGRPIVMNFKRKQRKTDKPLTREEELLKELEYLRAENEILKKFNALVQAEQANQNKKLKP; from the coding sequence ATGGAAAGAAAAGTCAAGTATGGTTATGAATTTAAACTTCGATGTGTAAATGAGGTTTTAAAAAAGCATCAAGCAATAACTGTTGTCGCAAAAGAAAATGGTATTGGGAAAACTGGTCTTAAAGATTGGATTAGTCGCTATCTTGAATTTGGCAACAAAGGTCTTTTGCCAATACAAAAAAATAAAAATTATAGCGCAGAGTTTAAATTAAAAGTTCTAAAAACTATTAAAAACAAGTCATTATCTTTGAGTAAAGCTTGTTTGTTGTTCAATATTCCGTCAAGTGCAATGATAAGACGTTGGCAAATTCGTTATACTGAAGAAGGTTTAACAGGCTTAAAACCTAAAGCCAAAGGCAGACCAATTGTTATGAATTTTAAAAGAAAACAAAGAAAAACAGACAAACCTTTAACAAGAGAAGAAGAACTATTAAAGGAATTAGAGTATCTGCGAGCAGAAAACGAAATTCTAAAAAAGTTCAATGCCTTAGTTCAAGCCGAACAAGCCAATCAAAACAAAAAGCTAAAACCATAA
- a CDS encoding antibiotic biosynthesis monooxygenase family protein: MVLEVAVLQVIKGEEVHFEKDFTIASQYIQSIPGYLNHSLRKSIEEENKYLLLVDWEKLEDHTIGFRESEAYLEWKKLLHPYYNPFPVVEHYEMVLENK; the protein is encoded by the coding sequence ATGGTTTTAGAAGTGGCTGTTCTACAGGTAATCAAAGGAGAAGAAGTTCATTTTGAAAAAGATTTTACCATTGCCAGTCAATATATACAGTCCATTCCAGGTTATTTAAATCATAGTTTAAGAAAATCTATCGAGGAAGAAAACAAATATTTATTGTTGGTTGATTGGGAAAAATTAGAAGATCATACCATTGGATTTAGAGAATCCGAAGCGTATTTAGAATGGAAAAAATTGTTGCATCCTTATTATAATCCGTTTCCGGTTGTAGAACATTATGAAATGGTTTTGGAGAATAAATAG
- the leuB gene encoding 3-isopropylmalate dehydrogenase has translation MKFNIALLAGDGIGPEVVNEAVKVSDAIAKKFNHEITWTPALTGACAIDAVGVPYPDETHEVCMAADAVLFGAIGHPKYDNDPSAPVRPEQGLLLMRKKLGLFANVRPTFTFPSLIDNSPLKRERIEGTDLVFLRELTGGIYFGEKGRKDGGDTAFDNCVYTRAEVQRLAKKGFELAMTRSKKLCCVDKANVLETSRLWRETVQAMEKDYPEVTVSYEFVDAVAMRLVQWPNSYDVLITENLFGDILTDEASVISGSMGLMPSASVGEHTSLYEPIHGSYPQATGLNIANPLATVLSAAMMFEDAFGLKDEAEAIRAVVNKSLEQGIVTEDLAGKGAKAYSTSEVGDWLVANL, from the coding sequence ATGAAATTCAACATTGCCCTTTTAGCCGGAGACGGAATCGGACCAGAAGTAGTTAACGAAGCAGTTAAAGTATCTGATGCTATTGCTAAAAAATTCAACCATGAAATCACTTGGACTCCAGCACTTACTGGAGCTTGTGCTATTGATGCTGTTGGAGTGCCTTACCCAGATGAGACTCACGAAGTTTGTATGGCTGCCGATGCTGTTCTTTTTGGAGCTATCGGACACCCAAAATATGATAATGATCCAAGCGCGCCGGTAAGACCAGAGCAAGGTTTGTTATTGATGCGTAAAAAATTAGGTTTGTTTGCTAATGTACGTCCGACTTTTACTTTCCCTTCTTTGATTGACAATTCTCCATTAAAAAGAGAAAGAATCGAAGGAACGGATTTAGTTTTCCTAAGAGAATTAACCGGCGGAATCTATTTTGGTGAAAAAGGAAGAAAAGACGGCGGAGACACTGCTTTTGACAACTGTGTATACACTAGAGCTGAAGTACAGCGTTTGGCTAAAAAAGGATTTGAACTGGCTATGACGCGTTCAAAAAAATTATGCTGTGTGGACAAAGCAAACGTACTAGAAACTTCCCGTTTGTGGAGAGAAACAGTACAAGCTATGGAAAAAGATTACCCAGAAGTTACCGTTTCTTACGAGTTTGTTGATGCTGTTGCAATGCGTTTGGTACAATGGCCAAACTCTTATGATGTATTGATTACTGAAAACTTGTTCGGAGATATTTTAACTGATGAAGCGTCTGTGATTTCAGGCTCTATGGGATTAATGCCGTCTGCATCTGTTGGAGAGCATACTTCTCTTTATGAGCCAATTCATGGTTCTTACCCGCAAGCAACTGGATTGAATATTGCTAATCCATTGGCAACTGTTTTATCTGCTGCCATGATGTTTGAAGACGCTTTCGGATTAAAAGACGAAGCTGAAGCCATCAGAGCTGTTGTAAACAAGTCATTAGAACAGGGAATTGTTACTGAAGATTTGGCTGGAAAAGGTGCAAAAGCATATTCAACCAGCGAAGTTGGTGACTGGTTAGTTGCTAATCTATAA
- a CDS encoding SusC/RagA family TonB-linked outer membrane protein, whose product MLKIIKLTCLVSLFFAGGLEAQLYAQTTKDSTAIVPQKKVQGILVQGVVKSAKTNTALSGINIAVEGFSAAISNNDGSFEIRVPNLQALLTISGQDFQTKVYPVKNRKSGLNIVLSEAYYSPTYLNASLPSGDLMQYNNTSAASVVNFKKEQWSAPVTESVAGFLQSRTTGLTSIKNSGAPNAGSYLALRGFNSLYGSNRPLIIVDGMIYDDEDYGSGIIANNDSSPLTNIDVKDIEDITIMKDGTSLYGTKGANGVINITTTRAAELSTKIDFTMYGGVNQTPDEMPLLDADGYRTHLSQLEATRGLSQQQIASLPYMNDNVGSPGYYKYHNLTNWQDKVFKSSINQNYFLKVRGGDDIAKFGLSVGYLDSKGIIDKTDSKRYSVRLNAALRLTEKLSVDANLSFINNQQNQWNQAFSNTSPLYLALTKSPLLSENIVSDAGEFSPNLADVDYFNVSNPKAILTNGFGTNNNYRFFGNLKFNYELSKAWNITSIVGLSFNKERELFFIPDKGVADFILPTAVGKNSSGSEVQTYNGLYTDTFASYMKKFYNDHNLDVRFGFRAQSNKTETDLGLGFNSSTDDFTSVTASSSLLRVVGGELGEWHWLNMYASGNYNFRNKYFLTANYAVDGSSRFGDDPETGKSKYALMTSISGAWLISSEDFMKGINDIDYLKLRVGFGTSGNDDIGNYTAQTYYVSQNLLGMQGLVRGNIGNTNLQWETVLKTNLGVDFGVYKERINGSFDVFSNKTSNMIVYEKTAAENGFDSVESNSGAMRTYGVELGMNARVVNTPDFTFDFGFKVSHYNNEVQSLPSGDILTEFGGAAYLTSEGKDANLFYGLRSNGVYSTTAEAVATGLSKRLTNGDLVPFGGGDMRFTDVNGDKIIDDKDRVVIGNPNAAVTGSFNTDFTYKRFSLKALFNFSAGNDLYNGVRYNLEKMSGYENQSAAVANRWRAEGQQTDIPKAVWGDPMGNAVFSDRWIEDGSYLRLKNLVIGYDVPVNDSKHVKYIQLYATANNLLTFTKYLGFDPEFSATSSIFGQGADVGLVPQFTSYQLGLRLGL is encoded by the coding sequence ATGCTAAAAATTATAAAACTAACTTGCCTTGTAAGCCTATTTTTTGCTGGTGGTCTTGAAGCGCAATTGTATGCGCAGACAACAAAGGATTCAACTGCAATAGTTCCCCAGAAAAAAGTACAGGGAATTTTAGTACAAGGTGTTGTTAAAAGTGCAAAAACCAATACAGCTTTATCAGGAATCAATATTGCTGTCGAAGGATTTTCAGCAGCCATTTCCAATAATGACGGTAGTTTTGAAATTCGGGTTCCAAATTTACAGGCACTGCTTACTATTAGCGGGCAGGATTTTCAAACTAAAGTTTACCCTGTTAAAAACAGAAAATCAGGTTTGAATATAGTATTAAGTGAAGCCTATTATTCTCCTACTTATCTTAATGCGAGTTTGCCGTCTGGCGACCTTATGCAGTATAATAATACCAGCGCAGCAAGTGTAGTTAATTTTAAGAAAGAGCAATGGTCAGCTCCTGTAACAGAATCTGTGGCAGGATTTCTTCAGAGCAGAACTACTGGTTTAACCAGTATTAAAAATTCAGGTGCTCCTAATGCAGGCAGTTATTTGGCTTTAAGAGGTTTTAATTCATTATATGGAAGTAATAGACCCTTAATTATTGTAGATGGAATGATTTATGATGATGAAGATTATGGATCTGGAATCATAGCAAATAACGATTCTTCTCCTTTAACGAATATTGATGTTAAAGATATCGAAGACATAACAATTATGAAAGATGGTACTTCATTATATGGAACCAAAGGAGCCAATGGAGTAATAAATATTACAACTACCCGTGCTGCCGAGTTATCAACTAAAATTGATTTCACGATGTATGGAGGAGTTAATCAAACTCCGGATGAAATGCCTTTATTAGATGCTGATGGCTACCGTACTCACCTTTCTCAGTTAGAAGCTACACGTGGTTTATCACAACAGCAAATTGCCAGTTTGCCGTATATGAATGATAATGTTGGTTCTCCAGGGTATTACAAATACCATAATCTGACCAATTGGCAGGATAAAGTTTTTAAATCCAGTATTAATCAAAATTACTTCCTTAAAGTTCGCGGAGGCGATGATATTGCAAAGTTTGGTTTATCTGTAGGTTATCTTGACAGTAAAGGAATAATCGATAAAACAGATTCAAAACGTTACAGTGTTCGCTTGAATGCCGCTTTACGATTAACCGAAAAATTGAGCGTTGATGCTAACCTGTCGTTTATTAACAACCAACAAAACCAATGGAATCAAGCATTTTCAAACACTAGCCCGCTCTATTTAGCACTAACTAAATCTCCTTTATTATCAGAAAACATTGTTAGTGACGCAGGTGAATTTTCTCCTAACTTAGCTGATGTTGATTATTTTAATGTAAGTAATCCCAAAGCTATTTTGACAAACGGATTTGGTACAAATAATAACTACCGCTTTTTTGGTAATTTAAAATTCAATTATGAGTTAAGCAAAGCTTGGAATATTACTTCAATAGTTGGTTTGAGCTTCAATAAAGAAAGAGAATTATTTTTTATACCTGATAAAGGAGTTGCTGATTTTATTTTACCAACTGCAGTTGGTAAAAACAGCTCTGGAAGTGAAGTTCAAACTTATAATGGTCTTTATACAGATACTTTTGCCAGCTACATGAAAAAGTTTTATAATGATCATAATTTAGATGTTCGTTTTGGATTTAGGGCTCAAAGCAATAAAACTGAAACTGATTTAGGCTTAGGATTCAATTCTTCAACCGATGATTTTACTAGTGTAACCGCAAGCTCAAGTTTGCTGCGTGTTGTAGGAGGAGAATTAGGAGAATGGCACTGGTTAAATATGTATGCCAGCGGGAACTATAATTTCCGTAATAAATATTTTCTTACTGCCAATTATGCTGTAGATGGTTCAAGCCGTTTTGGAGATGATCCGGAAACTGGAAAAAGTAAATATGCATTAATGACTTCCATTTCTGGAGCTTGGCTGATTTCATCAGAAGATTTTATGAAAGGTATAAATGATATAGATTATCTTAAATTAAGAGTTGGATTCGGAACAAGCGGAAATGACGATATTGGGAATTATACAGCACAAACTTATTATGTTTCTCAAAATTTATTAGGAATGCAAGGTTTGGTTCGAGGTAATATAGGAAACACTAACTTACAATGGGAGACAGTTTTAAAAACGAATTTAGGAGTAGATTTCGGAGTGTATAAAGAACGTATTAATGGTAGTTTTGATGTGTTTTCAAACAAAACATCTAATATGATTGTTTATGAAAAAACTGCTGCTGAAAATGGATTTGATTCCGTAGAGTCTAATAGCGGTGCAATGCGCACCTATGGGGTTGAATTAGGCATGAATGCCCGTGTAGTTAATACTCCAGATTTTACTTTTGACTTTGGATTTAAAGTAAGCCACTATAATAATGAGGTGCAGAGTTTACCAAGCGGCGATATTCTAACAGAATTTGGCGGTGCTGCTTATTTAACATCAGAAGGTAAAGATGCGAACTTATTTTATGGATTAAGAAGTAATGGAGTTTATAGTACTACTGCAGAAGCTGTTGCAACTGGATTGTCAAAGCGTTTAACAAATGGTGATTTAGTTCCTTTTGGCGGAGGTGATATGCGTTTTACTGATGTTAATGGAGACAAAATTATTGATGATAAAGACCGTGTGGTTATTGGTAATCCAAATGCAGCGGTAACAGGAAGTTTCAATACTGATTTTACCTATAAAAGATTTAGTCTAAAAGCTTTATTTAATTTTTCAGCTGGTAATGACCTTTATAATGGAGTGCGTTACAATCTTGAAAAAATGAGCGGTTATGAAAATCAAAGCGCTGCTGTTGCAAACCGCTGGAGAGCTGAAGGTCAGCAGACAGATATTCCAAAAGCAGTTTGGGGAGATCCAATGGGTAATGCAGTATTTTCAGACAGATGGATTGAAGACGGTTCTTACTTAAGGCTAAAAAACTTAGTGATAGGCTATGATGTGCCTGTGAATGACAGTAAGCACGTTAAGTATATTCAGCTGTATGCTACTGCAAATAACTTGCTGACTTTTACTAAATATCTAGGATTCGATCCTGAATTTAGCGCTACTTCATCCATTTTTGGTCAAGGAGCAGATGTAGGTTTGGTTCCTCAGTTTACAAGTTACCAGCTTGGATTACGTTTAGGACTTTAA
- a CDS encoding methyltransferase domain-containing protein, translating to MKANKHIQRDGQESTKVFDRSLANDYRHLSSILKPGMKVLDIGCATGFISKDIANIVGENGKVTGIDNTESLILNGRELHKEVTNLELIHIDLFDFNPEEKFDLIVSARTLQWLNNPKEALVKMKSLLKPNGQISILDYDHTNLNWNPLPPESMQEFYNIFLKWRQDAGMNNRIAEDLPALLEEVGFHSVEKINSDEFYTKVREDYKSKIGIWSKVAGSPQMVEEGYLDNDLRLKAIEEYNHWVETEAISMTMKLNEVRGRI from the coding sequence ATGAAAGCTAACAAACATATCCAAAGAGACGGACAGGAATCTACTAAGGTATTTGATAGAAGCCTTGCCAATGATTACAGGCATTTGTCTTCTATTCTGAAACCAGGGATGAAAGTTCTGGATATTGGATGTGCTACTGGTTTTATTTCAAAAGATATTGCAAACATAGTTGGCGAAAACGGAAAAGTCACTGGAATTGATAACACCGAAAGTTTGATTTTAAATGGACGTGAATTACATAAAGAAGTAACTAATCTGGAATTAATTCATATTGATTTATTCGATTTTAATCCTGAAGAAAAATTTGATTTAATCGTTTCAGCAAGAACGCTGCAATGGCTGAATAATCCGAAAGAGGCTTTAGTAAAAATGAAATCGTTGCTGAAACCAAATGGTCAGATTTCGATTTTGGACTATGATCATACAAACTTAAACTGGAATCCTTTGCCTCCGGAAAGCATGCAGGAATTTTATAATATATTCTTGAAATGGAGACAGGACGCCGGAATGAACAATAGAATTGCAGAAGATTTGCCAGCTTTATTAGAAGAAGTAGGCTTTCATTCGGTTGAAAAAATCAATTCGGATGAGTTTTATACCAAAGTAAGAGAAGATTACAAATCGAAAATAGGTATTTGGTCTAAAGTTGCCGGTTCACCTCAAATGGTGGAAGAAGGTTATTTAGACAATGATTTGCGATTAAAAGCAATTGAAGAATATAATCATTGGGTAGAAACGGAAGCGATTTCGATGACAATGAAATTAAATGAAGTGCGAGGCAGAATATAA
- a CDS encoding IS3 family transposase, giving the protein MGEIISYELSEKPHFNQIVNMLKKSFRKISNNTNLILHSDQGWQYQMKQYQYLLKQKGIKQSMSRKGNCLDNAIIENFFGILKSELFYLKKYSSINQLKQEIIEYIDYYNNERIKLNLKGMSPIQYRAHYYQN; this is encoded by the coding sequence ATTGGAGAAATAATAAGTTATGAATTATCTGAGAAACCCCATTTTAATCAAATAGTCAATATGCTTAAAAAATCATTTAGGAAAATATCAAATAACACAAATTTGATCTTGCACTCAGATCAAGGATGGCAATACCAAATGAAACAATATCAGTATTTATTAAAGCAAAAAGGAATTAAACAAAGCATGTCTAGAAAAGGAAATTGTCTTGACAATGCTATTATTGAAAACTTCTTTGGAATCCTGAAATCTGAACTTTTTTATCTTAAAAAATACAGCTCTATTAATCAATTGAAACAAGAAATAATCGAATATATAGATTACTATAATAATGAGAGAATAAAACTTAATCTAAAAGGAATGAGCCCGATACAATATCGAGCTCATTATTATCAAAATTAA
- the tnpA gene encoding IS200/IS605 family transposase: MSEHIFKRHNKSLLLYHLVCPIKYRRNVLSEDVELSLVEVCRNISERYEIHFVEIGADENHVHFLIQSVPKISVEIIVRTVKSITAKELFRLHPEVKSKLWGGNFWTSGYYVNTVGQYGNENVIQKYIQNQGEEKTVYKSFNKNQLRLSFE, from the coding sequence ATGAGTGAACATATTTTCAAACGGCATAATAAAAGCTTGTTGCTTTATCATTTGGTTTGTCCGATAAAATATCGAAGAAATGTTTTATCGGAGGATGTAGAACTGAGTTTGGTAGAAGTTTGTAGAAATATTTCGGAACGATATGAAATTCATTTTGTTGAGATAGGAGCAGATGAAAATCATGTACATTTTTTGATACAAAGCGTGCCAAAGATTTCTGTTGAAATTATTGTCAGGACAGTAAAAAGTATTACAGCAAAAGAGCTCTTTCGTTTACATCCAGAAGTTAAAAGTAAGTTATGGGGAGGTAATTTTTGGACGAGTGGATATTATGTAAATACGGTTGGTCAGTATGGTAATGAGAATGTGATTCAGAAATACATTCAAAATCAAGGAGAAGAAAAGACTGTTTACAAATCGTTTAACAAAAATCAGCTACGGTTGTCTTTTGAGTAA
- a CDS encoding RagB/SusD family nutrient uptake outer membrane protein has product MALLLSLSSCEEYLDVQPQDKLVDEQMYRNVYDADAAVIGIYGKFMGLAGKYVMLNEMRADLMTTTGNSDPYLKELSEQNISAENPYVNPKDFYEVIQSCNDALKNFDIMVAEKKFTQSQYDQRYADIACIRSWIYLQLGIQYGTVPYITEPITSLEDVKDINKHPRLSFNKLLEELVKFTEALQYKDLYDSTSSLLTTVDGFYTDRLFINKQCLLGDLQLWKGNYRQAAEHYKTVMETASWRPSSNDLYQIYRVTYSDFTVAYPTGQAQDASALINSDTQGWRSMFSRTRDATWNSEWIWSLPFDSRFAPKNPFIAIFSKTGGQYLAKPSQRAINLWKSNTQSNGIPYDARGSKMTYKMVGNDPVIMKYLYKYEAAADVFKTDGDWFLYRAEKLHLRYAEAANRDNQYRIADAILNNGILRAFNRGNLSVSADDVTNAMNTVVPGKNQRSFPYDFDARQGEHPYYRGNWYRGTGVRGRANLPNAAVVLTDSLTSIENNIIDEAALSLAYEGNRWEDLVRISLRRNNPAFLADKVYDKLDKEGNTHAAEVRAKLMNINNWYLPFTWK; this is encoded by the coding sequence ATGGCACTACTTCTTAGCCTAAGCTCTTGCGAAGAATATCTGGATGTACAGCCTCAGGATAAACTTGTTGACGAGCAGATGTACCGCAATGTATATGATGCCGATGCTGCAGTTATTGGGATATATGGTAAGTTTATGGGACTTGCAGGCAAATACGTTATGCTTAATGAAATGCGCGCAGACCTAATGACCACAACCGGTAATTCAGATCCCTATTTAAAAGAACTTTCAGAGCAAAATATTTCAGCAGAGAACCCTTATGTAAATCCAAAAGATTTTTACGAGGTTATTCAAAGCTGTAATGATGCCCTTAAAAATTTTGATATTATGGTTGCTGAAAAGAAATTTACACAATCACAATACGATCAGCGTTATGCCGATATCGCCTGTATCCGTTCCTGGATTTATTTACAGTTAGGAATTCAATATGGTACTGTTCCTTATATTACTGAGCCTATAACATCATTAGAGGATGTTAAGGATATCAATAAACACCCAAGACTTTCTTTTAATAAACTTCTTGAAGAACTTGTTAAGTTTACAGAAGCATTGCAGTATAAAGATTTATATGATTCTACCAGCAGCTTATTAACAACTGTTGATGGTTTTTATACAGATAGACTCTTTATTAACAAGCAATGTTTGTTAGGTGATTTACAACTTTGGAAAGGCAACTATCGTCAAGCTGCTGAGCATTACAAAACCGTAATGGAAACAGCTTCATGGAGACCAAGCAGTAATGATCTTTATCAAATATATCGCGTTACATACTCTGATTTTACAGTTGCATATCCAACCGGGCAAGCACAAGATGCTTCAGCATTGATTAATTCAGATACGCAGGGATGGAGATCTATGTTTTCTAGAACTAGAGATGCAACATGGAATTCAGAATGGATTTGGTCACTGCCTTTTGACAGTAGATTTGCACCAAAAAACCCATTTATAGCTATTTTTTCAAAAACTGGAGGTCAATATTTAGCAAAACCATCTCAAAGAGCAATAAATCTTTGGAAAAGTAATACACAAAGTAATGGTATTCCATATGATGCACGCGGTTCAAAAATGACTTATAAAATGGTAGGTAATGATCCTGTTATCATGAAATACCTTTACAAGTATGAAGCTGCAGCCGATGTTTTTAAAACAGATGGAGATTGGTTCTTATACCGCGCCGAAAAATTGCATCTGCGTTATGCAGAAGCAGCTAATAGAGATAATCAGTATAGAATTGCTGATGCAATTTTAAATAATGGGATACTGCGTGCTTTTAATCGTGGAAATCTTTCCGTTAGTGCGGATGATGTAACTAATGCTATGAATACGGTCGTACCAGGAAAAAACCAAAGATCTTTTCCTTATGATTTTGATGCCCGTCAAGGAGAACATCCTTATTATAGAGGTAACTGGTATCGTGGGACAGGTGTTAGAGGCCGCGCAAATTTACCAAACGCTGCTGTTGTTTTGACAGATAGTTTAACATCTATTGAAAATAATATCATCGATGAAGCCGCACTTTCACTTGCTTATGAAGGTAACCGTTGGGAAGATTTAGTTCGTATTTCATTACGCAGAAATAATCCAGCCTTTTTAGCAGATAAAGTGTATGATAAATTAGATAAAGAAGGAAATACTCATGCCGCAGAAGTTCGAGCTAAATTAATGAATATTAATAACTGGTACCTGCCATTTACTTGGAAATAA